A genomic stretch from Hypnocyclicus thermotrophus includes:
- the ruvC gene encoding crossover junction endodeoxyribonuclease RuvC translates to MIILGIDPGTAIVGFGIIEYKNKTFTVLDYGCIYTEKNLEMPRRLSIIYEELDKLIKKYNPEYIAIEDIFYFKNNKTVISVSQARGVILLCAEKNNLKISAYTPLQVKMGITGYGRSEKKQIQKMVQKILKLKEIPKPDDAADALAIAVTHINELNSRLSLHIAKINKKKLKDIPDKITANEFKNLFAGEKK, encoded by the coding sequence ATGATAATTTTAGGTATAGATCCAGGTACGGCAATAGTCGGATTTGGGATTATAGAGTATAAAAATAAAACATTTACTGTTTTAGATTATGGATGTATATATACAGAAAAAAATTTAGAAATGCCGAGAAGATTAAGTATAATTTATGAAGAACTTGATAAATTAATAAAAAAATATAATCCAGAGTATATAGCTATTGAAGATATCTTTTATTTTAAAAATAATAAAACAGTTATTTCAGTAAGTCAAGCTAGGGGGGTAATACTTCTTTGTGCTGAAAAAAATAATTTAAAAATATCTGCTTATACACCTCTTCAAGTAAAAATGGGGATAACAGGTTATGGAAGAAGTGAAAAAAAACAAATTCAAAAAATGGTACAAAAAATTTTAAAATTAAAAGAAATACCAAAACCAGATGATGCAGCAGATGCATTAGCTATAGCAGTTACACATATAAATGAATTAAATTCAAGATTATCATTGCATATTGCAAAAATAAATAAAAAAAAATTAAAGGATATACCTGATAAAATAACAGCAAATGAATTTAAAAATCTTTTTGCAGGAGAAAAAAAATGA